One region of Epilithonimonas zeae genomic DNA includes:
- a CDS encoding polyribonucleotide nucleotidyltransferase, whose amino-acid sequence MSAPQAITELITLADGREITIETGKLAKQADGSVVVKMGGTMLLATVVANKEANPGVDFLPLTVDYREKFYAGGKIPGNFFRREARPSDQEILTMRLVDRVLRPLFPEDFHAEVQVMISLISYDGQSIPDDLAGLAASSAIAITDIPFNGPMSEVRVVRIDGQLSINPKFEDLKNSDLDIMVGATKDSIVMVEGEMKEITEAEMLEAINFAHAEIKKQVEAQERLAEKVGKAFPKREYNHENHDEAIREKVWKETYDKVYEVAKTPSSKEERGEKFKAVRDEFLAQYVDDAEELERVTPFVKVYYHDVEKEAMRQMILNDKIRLDGRDPQTIRPIWSEIDYLPGAHGSAIFTRGETQSLTAVTLGSVKDANMVDSVMVNYDERFFLHYNFPPFSTGEARPLRGTSRREVGHGNLAQRALANMIPEENPYTIRVVSDILESNGSSSMATVCAGTLALMDAGVQIHKPVSGIAMGLVTDVKTGKFTVLSDILGDEDHLGDMDFKVTGTADGITACQMDIKIQGLSMDIMEKALLQAREGRLHILDKITETIAAPREDVKPHAPKMVMMEIPKDFIGAVIGPGGKIIQQMQKDTDTVIAIEEVGEIGRIEISGISREKINEAVAKINEITFVPVVGEVYQGKVVKVMDFGAFVAIAKGTEGLLHISEIEWARLDKVPYKEGDEVEVKFMGYDDRKKMKLSRKVLLPRPPRPEKKEGEQRGPRPEGQNRPERPARPEGKVNPEGKDQPGEHKPLNEA is encoded by the coding sequence ATGAGTGCACCTCAAGCAATTACAGAGCTGATTACTCTTGCAGACGGCAGAGAAATCACAATCGAAACAGGGAAGCTGGCAAAACAAGCTGACGGATCTGTTGTAGTAAAAATGGGCGGAACAATGCTTTTAGCAACGGTTGTAGCCAACAAAGAAGCCAATCCTGGTGTAGACTTTTTACCTTTAACAGTTGATTACAGAGAAAAATTCTATGCAGGCGGTAAAATCCCCGGAAACTTTTTCAGAAGAGAAGCCAGACCATCTGATCAGGAAATCCTGACAATGCGTTTGGTTGACAGAGTTTTGAGACCTTTATTCCCTGAAGATTTCCACGCGGAAGTTCAGGTAATGATTTCATTAATTTCTTATGACGGACAGTCGATTCCTGATGATTTAGCAGGTCTTGCGGCGTCTTCAGCGATTGCGATTACTGATATTCCTTTTAATGGGCCAATGTCTGAGGTAAGAGTAGTAAGAATTGATGGTCAGCTTTCAATCAATCCTAAATTCGAAGATCTTAAAAATTCTGACCTTGATATTATGGTTGGAGCAACTAAAGATTCTATCGTAATGGTGGAAGGTGAAATGAAGGAAATCACTGAGGCAGAAATGCTTGAAGCGATCAACTTCGCTCACGCTGAAATCAAAAAACAAGTTGAAGCTCAGGAAAGATTAGCTGAGAAAGTAGGAAAAGCTTTCCCTAAAAGAGAATACAACCACGAAAATCACGATGAAGCCATCCGTGAGAAAGTGTGGAAAGAAACTTACGATAAAGTTTACGAAGTAGCTAAAACTCCTTCTAGTAAAGAAGAAAGAGGAGAAAAGTTCAAAGCGGTGCGTGATGAATTTTTAGCTCAATATGTTGATGATGCAGAAGAACTAGAAAGAGTAACCCCTTTCGTGAAAGTATATTACCACGATGTGGAAAAAGAAGCGATGCGTCAGATGATTTTGAATGACAAAATCCGTCTTGATGGTCGTGATCCTCAAACGATTCGTCCGATCTGGAGCGAAATCGATTATTTACCTGGAGCACACGGTTCTGCGATCTTTACAAGAGGGGAGACTCAGTCTTTAACGGCTGTAACGCTTGGTTCTGTAAAAGACGCAAATATGGTCGACAGTGTAATGGTCAATTATGACGAAAGATTTTTCCTTCATTATAACTTCCCTCCATTCTCAACGGGTGAAGCTCGTCCTTTAAGAGGAACTTCTAGAAGAGAAGTTGGTCACGGAAACCTGGCTCAAAGAGCTTTGGCGAATATGATTCCTGAAGAAAATCCTTATACCATCCGTGTTGTTTCTGATATTTTGGAATCAAACGGTTCGTCTTCTATGGCGACAGTTTGTGCAGGAACTTTAGCATTGATGGATGCGGGTGTTCAGATTCATAAGCCGGTTTCAGGTATTGCAATGGGATTGGTAACTGATGTAAAAACAGGGAAGTTTACAGTACTTTCTGATATTTTAGGAGATGAAGATCACTTAGGTGATATGGACTTCAAAGTAACGGGAACTGCAGACGGAATTACGGCGTGTCAGATGGATATCAAAATCCAGGGGCTTTCTATGGATATTATGGAAAAAGCGCTTCTACAAGCCAGAGAAGGAAGACTTCATATTTTAGATAAAATTACTGAAACTATTGCTGCTCCAAGAGAAGATGTGAAACCTCACGCTCCGAAAATGGTGATGATGGAGATCCCTAAAGATTTCATCGGTGCTGTTATCGGGCCTGGTGGAAAAATCATTCAGCAGATGCAGAAAGATACGGATACCGTTATCGCTATCGAGGAAGTTGGAGAAATCGGAAGAATCGAAATTTCCGGTATCAGCAGAGAGAAAATCAACGAAGCGGTTGCGAAAATCAATGAAATTACTTTTGTACCGGTTGTAGGCGAAGTCTACCAAGGTAAAGTAGTGAAAGTAATGGATTTCGGAGCTTTCGTAGCGATTGCTAAAGGGACTGAAGGATTGCTTCACATCTCAGAAATCGAGTGGGCAAGACTTGATAAAGTTCCTTACAAAGAAGGTGACGAAGTGGAAGTGAAATTTATGGGTTATGATGACCGTAAGAAAATGAAACTTTCAAGAAAAGTTTTGTTGCCAAGACCACCAAGACCTGAAAAGAAAGAAGGTGAGCAAAGAGGTCCAAGACCTGAAGGTCAGAACAGACCGGAAAGACCTGCGAGACCGGAAGGTAAAGTAAATCCTGAAGGGAAAGACCAGCCGGGAGAGCACAAGCCTTTGAACGAAGCTTAA
- a CDS encoding ATP-binding protein — protein MKVKLGQAVKMFFGSSSLEMVYFEAISNALDAEATEINLNISIDAISRAETLQIVIIDNGLGFDDWRYKKFSNLFDVEESSHKGLGRLVYLCYFEEVAVTSVFDKTKERVFTFSENFDETDNEINLVDNAPTGTTLVMERCTLQKVATYDFLIPAKIKSKILDEFYSRLFQYKKAGKRIVININSTIANKYYNDTLSTDDIPNMSLVEIDSSLNLYDKFQLYYSIEEVSPNDTSLISAISVDNRTIKVDIIADENIPTGYKMVFLLMSDFFIGKVDLTRQNLTLTKAELREIQRSFRKEVTKLIETHIPRVKKTNTAIKESLVNRYPHLNGYFNVDNIGYVKRNDILKEAQDEFFKAQKELLDAHSLTDEQFKKSLEISARALTEYILFRQLTIDKLRNSTDKDSESYLHNLIASKGKDGVFEKSNLVNDIYKNNSWLLDDKFMTYEVTLSDREMTDLVGHLVDGEEIERDIDRPDFAFIFSNNPDEDKPFDVVIVELKKRGVKLYENLKTVNQLETRARNLMKYYNNKVQRIWYYGIIEFNEEVELALASDFTPLYSCGKLYYNQKDVAISINPTKITVPVSLFMWDLDAIIMDADARNSTFLNFIKSKFTTTTTTTTTTTE, from the coding sequence ATGAAAGTTAAATTAGGACAGGCTGTCAAAATGTTTTTTGGTAGTTCATCTCTCGAAATGGTATATTTTGAGGCTATCAGTAATGCTTTAGATGCTGAGGCAACTGAAATTAACTTAAATATTAGTATTGATGCTATAAGTAGGGCTGAAACTTTACAGATTGTAATTATAGATAATGGATTAGGATTCGATGATTGGAGATATAAGAAATTTTCTAATTTATTTGATGTTGAGGAGAGTTCTCATAAAGGCTTGGGCAGATTGGTATATTTGTGCTATTTTGAAGAAGTTGCGGTCACTAGCGTCTTTGACAAAACGAAGGAAAGGGTTTTCACTTTTTCCGAAAATTTTGATGAAACTGACAATGAAATTAATTTAGTAGATAATGCTCCTACAGGAACAACATTAGTAATGGAGAGATGTACTTTACAAAAAGTTGCAACATATGATTTTTTAATACCCGCAAAGATAAAGTCAAAAATTTTAGATGAATTTTATTCACGTTTATTTCAATATAAAAAAGCTGGAAAAAGAATTGTAATTAATATTAATTCTACAATTGCAAATAAGTATTATAATGATACTCTTTCAACGGATGATATTCCAAATATGTCACTTGTAGAAATAGATTCATCTTTAAATCTTTATGACAAATTTCAATTATATTATTCAATAGAAGAAGTAAGCCCAAATGATACATCACTTATTTCTGCTATTTCGGTGGATAATAGAACTATCAAAGTTGACATTATTGCTGATGAAAATATACCAACCGGATACAAAATGGTCTTTTTATTAATGTCTGATTTTTTTATTGGTAAGGTTGATTTAACTAGACAAAATTTAACTTTAACTAAAGCAGAACTACGAGAAATACAAAGATCATTTAGAAAAGAAGTAACAAAATTAATCGAAACTCATATTCCAAGAGTCAAAAAGACAAATACAGCAATAAAAGAAAGTCTTGTCAACAGATATCCACATCTTAATGGCTATTTTAATGTTGATAACATTGGTTATGTTAAAAGGAATGATATTTTAAAAGAAGCACAAGATGAATTTTTTAAAGCTCAAAAAGAATTATTAGATGCTCATTCACTGACAGACGAACAATTTAAAAAATCGTTAGAAATTTCGGCGAGAGCTTTAACAGAATATATATTATTTAGACAATTAACTATTGATAAATTAAGAAATTCGACAGATAAAGATTCTGAATCTTATCTACATAATTTGATAGCTTCCAAGGGAAAAGACGGTGTTTTTGAAAAATCTAATCTTGTCAATGATATTTATAAAAATAATTCTTGGTTATTAGATGATAAATTTATGACATATGAAGTTACTCTAAGTGACCGTGAAATGACAGATTTGGTTGGACACTTAGTGGATGGAGAAGAAATTGAAAGAGATATTGATAGACCTGATTTTGCATTTATTTTTTCTAATAATCCAGATGAAGACAAACCTTTTGATGTTGTTATTGTTGAACTGAAAAAAAGAGGTGTTAAGTTATATGAAAATCTTAAAACAGTAAATCAATTAGAAACTCGTGCAAGAAACTTAATGAAATATTATAATAACAAAGTACAAAGAATCTGGTATTATGGTATAATTGAGTTTAATGAAGAAGTTGAATTAGCGCTGGCAAGTGATTTTACCCCACTTTACTCTTGTGGTAAACTTTATTATAATCAAAAAGATGTAGCAATATCTATCAATCCTACAAAAATTACAGTCCCTGTAAGTTTATTTATGTGGGATCTTGATGCTATTATAATGGATGCTGATGCTAGAAATAGTACATTTCTTAATTTTATAAAGAGTAAGTTTACTACTACTACTACTACTACTACTACTACTACTGAATAA
- a CDS encoding TonB-dependent receptor, whose translation MTRIFLAILIWIVSFCTTLFAQSSQNFSLSGTIDSGNTNQVEINLFNSENKLVKTEVTDQNGKFSFNDLISGNYHLKINKNGAEVYQSEVSVNENVIMPSIALNEKSIEAVTITKTKPYIERQDGKMILNVENSIASTGNSAFEVLEKAPGVNIDSNDNISMRGKANLLVQIDGKNTPMTGTDLANYLRGIPSSSVEKIEFITNPSSKYDAAGTSIINVKLKKDQRKGTNGSLSTSLGTGKYIKNNNSFSINHRNKKVNLFANYSFAYREFYNKLILDRNFYENGTFKNAYDQDNFLKMNFRNHIAKVGMDYYANDKNVLGFSVGFVSNRFDPTSNNDTQVLNQNYQPDGTFNTKSNNRDHWKNVSLNFNHKYKIDSLGSELTTDLDYINYSNTSLQNFNTRNFDVAGNLSPSTDDNPNPYILKGDLDGNLNIYSLKSDLTKVFRNNWKLETGVKTSFVTADNDLQFFNASSGNSVIDRSKTNHFIYEENINAAYGNVIKNWDKFKVNFGLRVENTNVTGNQVTTNQINKKNYTQLFPSAVFSYDIDDKNTVELNFSRRITRPNYRQLNPFKFYLDPTTYQAGNPNLDPQTMMNYEFTYSLSNKYFATLSYSKTNKNITDVLMPIIEDDKTVVVQTNENLSSASYYGLNLIAPVKVTKWWDMNNNANFYYGTYTGNISNTYIKNEGNFTFNINSINSFKIGNGYSAELSGNYQAKQIYAYMHLKPMWSVNIGAQKKFKNNSTLKFSFNDIFFKSNPEARNIYSGYVENFIVRRDTRVATLSYTYNFGSGKSGQARKTGGADDLKQRAGNG comes from the coding sequence ATGACCAGAATATTTTTAGCCATACTCATTTGGATAGTGTCTTTCTGCACCACATTGTTTGCGCAGTCCAGCCAGAATTTTTCTTTGTCGGGAACGATTGATTCCGGCAATACGAATCAGGTAGAAATCAATCTATTCAATTCGGAAAACAAATTGGTAAAAACCGAAGTCACCGATCAAAACGGAAAATTCTCTTTCAATGATTTGATATCAGGAAATTACCATCTGAAAATCAATAAGAACGGTGCCGAAGTTTATCAATCGGAAGTTTCAGTTAATGAAAATGTTATAATGCCTTCGATTGCACTCAACGAGAAATCTATTGAAGCGGTAACCATTACCAAAACAAAACCTTACATCGAACGACAGGACGGAAAAATGATTCTGAACGTAGAAAACAGCATCGCTTCCACCGGAAATTCTGCCTTTGAAGTGTTGGAAAAAGCGCCCGGCGTCAACATCGACAGCAACGACAATATCAGTATGCGCGGTAAAGCCAATCTCCTCGTTCAGATCGATGGAAAAAACACACCGATGACCGGAACCGACCTTGCGAATTACCTCAGAGGAATTCCGTCTTCAAGTGTTGAAAAAATCGAATTCATTACCAATCCTTCGTCAAAATATGATGCGGCGGGAACATCCATCATCAACGTCAAACTCAAAAAAGATCAGCGAAAGGGTACCAACGGCAGTCTATCTACGTCTCTCGGAACCGGAAAATATATTAAAAACAACAACAGTTTCAGCATCAACCACAGAAACAAAAAAGTCAATCTTTTTGCCAATTACAGCTTTGCTTACAGGGAGTTTTACAACAAGTTGATTCTCGACAGGAACTTCTATGAGAATGGAACTTTCAAGAATGCTTATGATCAGGATAATTTTTTGAAAATGAATTTCCGCAATCACATCGCAAAAGTCGGAATGGATTATTACGCCAATGATAAAAATGTTTTAGGATTTTCAGTAGGTTTTGTCAGCAATAGATTTGACCCGACAAGTAATAACGACACACAGGTTCTGAACCAAAATTACCAGCCCGACGGAACATTTAACACCAAAAGCAACAACCGCGACCATTGGAAAAATGTATCTCTGAACTTCAACCACAAGTACAAAATCGACTCGTTAGGTTCGGAACTCACAACCGATCTGGATTACATCAACTATTCCAACACATCGCTTCAGAACTTCAACACAAGGAACTTTGATGTTGCCGGCAATCTTTCGCCATCTACCGACGACAATCCGAATCCATATATTTTAAAAGGCGATCTGGACGGCAATCTCAATATCTATTCCTTAAAATCTGACCTTACCAAAGTATTCAGAAACAACTGGAAATTGGAAACAGGAGTCAAAACAAGCTTCGTGACAGCGGATAACGACCTTCAGTTTTTCAATGCAAGCTCGGGCAATTCTGTGATTGACAGATCAAAAACCAACCATTTCATTTACGAGGAAAACATCAACGCAGCTTATGGAAACGTGATCAAAAACTGGGATAAGTTCAAAGTTAATTTTGGTCTGAGGGTAGAAAACACCAACGTTACAGGAAATCAGGTCACAACAAACCAAATCAACAAAAAGAATTACACACAGTTATTTCCAAGTGCCGTTTTTTCTTATGATATCGATGACAAAAACACGGTAGAGCTCAACTTCAGCCGAAGAATCACAAGACCGAATTACCGTCAGCTTAATCCTTTCAAATTCTATCTGGACCCGACAACCTACCAGGCCGGAAATCCCAATCTCGATCCGCAAACTATGATGAATTATGAGTTCACCTACAGTTTGAGCAACAAATATTTTGCAACCTTGAGCTACAGCAAAACCAACAAAAACATCACCGATGTTCTGATGCCGATTATCGAAGACGATAAAACAGTGGTGGTACAGACCAACGAGAATCTGAGTTCCGCATCTTATTACGGACTCAACCTGATTGCACCTGTAAAAGTGACCAAATGGTGGGATATGAATAACAACGCCAATTTCTACTACGGAACTTACACAGGGAACATCTCCAATACTTACATAAAAAACGAAGGAAACTTCACCTTCAACATCAACAGCATCAACTCTTTCAAGATTGGGAACGGTTATTCGGCAGAGTTATCAGGAAACTATCAGGCAAAGCAAATCTATGCCTATATGCACCTGAAACCAATGTGGTCTGTAAACATCGGTGCTCAGAAGAAATTCAAGAACAACAGTACGCTCAAATTTTCTTTCAACGACATCTTCTTCAAGAGCAATCCGGAAGCCCGAAACATCTATTCCGGCTATGTAGAAAACTTCATTGTGAGAAGAGACACCAGAGTGGCGACGCTTTCCTACACTTATAACTTCGGTTCCGGAAAATCCGGGCAAGCTAGAAAAACAGGCGGGGCTGATGATTTGAAGCAGAGGGCTGGGAATGGGTAA
- a CDS encoding MarR family winged helix-turn-helix transcriptional regulator — protein sequence MEKLDSIIFYNIDKAIRAYRNYAQRQLKANGFKITIDQWLIIKAILENPEITQNEIGNLVFKDNASVTRIIDLLVKSGFIIREIHPNDRRKTNLKVTKSGKEIIEKVQNLVENNRSVALENVSKSELEIMNSALLKIAENCINTKK from the coding sequence ATGGAAAAATTAGATTCAATCATATTTTACAATATCGATAAAGCCATCCGAGCTTACAGAAATTACGCACAAAGACAACTGAAAGCGAATGGCTTCAAGATCACAATCGACCAATGGCTCATCATCAAAGCGATTCTCGAAAACCCAGAAATCACACAGAACGAAATCGGAAATCTGGTGTTCAAGGACAATGCTTCGGTTACGAGGATTATTGATTTATTAGTCAAATCGGGATTCATCATTCGGGAAATTCATCCCAACGATCGTAGAAAAACCAACCTGAAAGTCACAAAATCTGGTAAAGAAATCATCGAAAAAGTCCAGAATCTTGTAGAAAATAACAGAAGCGTGGCTTTAGAAAATGTTTCTAAATCTGAGTTAGAAATAATGAACTCTGCCCTTCTCAAAATAGCAGAAAACTGTATCAACACAAAAAAATAA
- a CDS encoding serine hydrolase, with protein sequence MKKSILILLTFVSQITFAQLSADSIKAIIKQEVANKRSKSIVVGFIDKSGRQIYSEGVLSDENPALPDGDTVYEIGSITKVFTSLLLADMSLRNEVNLNDPISQYLPQNVKSPTRNGKEITLSNLSTHRSTFPRFPYNVDPKNLDQPYKDYSVKRLYEYVSDFKPSFDIDSRWQYSNVGYGVLGEILTSVAHKKNYETFVKDVICKPLGMKSTVITFTPEIKKRAAIGHSEYGKPVDFIELGAIEAGGGFRSTTNDMLTFAAANLGFIKSDIYPAMELTHLQQAKKDGNRGYVTLGWTLHNDEGRYILFKDGGTPGFRTFLGIDKKNGFAVVVLSNSNNGVTDIGNHIIDPTANITPYKYPWKLLDTLRTTIKQSGVNEGISLYKRLKISKASDLDFNENQLNYLGHELRKANKLNDAIKIFEMNVSEYPNSTLPYENLGEIYKRNNNKKKAIECFRKAQELEPENPRWKFLLDKLIK encoded by the coding sequence ATGAAGAAATCAATCCTGATATTATTGACTTTTGTGTCACAAATCACTTTTGCACAATTATCTGCGGATAGTATAAAAGCGATCATCAAACAGGAAGTTGCTAATAAAAGAAGCAAAAGCATTGTTGTTGGATTCATTGATAAAAGCGGAAGACAAATTTATTCTGAAGGCGTTTTGAGTGATGAAAATCCTGCTTTACCAGACGGAGATACAGTTTATGAGATTGGCTCTATCACAAAGGTTTTCACCTCTCTCCTATTGGCAGATATGAGTTTGAGAAATGAAGTTAATCTGAACGATCCCATCTCACAATATCTTCCACAAAATGTAAAATCACCAACAAGAAACGGAAAAGAGATTACCTTGTCCAATCTTTCTACTCATCGGTCAACTTTCCCAAGATTTCCTTACAATGTTGACCCGAAAAATCTGGATCAGCCTTATAAAGATTATAGTGTGAAGCGCTTGTACGAATATGTTTCTGATTTCAAACCAAGTTTTGACATCGATTCCAGATGGCAATATTCCAATGTTGGATATGGTGTTTTAGGCGAGATTCTGACTTCTGTGGCTCATAAAAAGAATTACGAGACATTTGTGAAGGATGTCATCTGCAAACCTTTGGGAATGAAAAGTACAGTGATTACCTTTACTCCGGAAATCAAAAAAAGAGCAGCAATCGGGCATTCGGAATACGGTAAACCTGTTGATTTTATTGAGTTGGGAGCAATTGAAGCGGGAGGTGGTTTCCGGTCAACAACCAATGATATGCTGACTTTTGCGGCGGCAAATTTGGGATTCATCAAATCCGATATTTATCCCGCAATGGAACTAACGCATCTGCAGCAAGCCAAAAAGGATGGCAACAGAGGTTATGTCACGCTCGGCTGGACCTTGCACAATGACGAAGGAAGGTATATTCTTTTCAAAGATGGCGGAACGCCAGGATTCAGAACATTTTTAGGGATCGATAAAAAGAACGGGTTTGCAGTTGTTGTTTTGTCCAATTCAAATAATGGTGTTACAGATATCGGCAATCACATCATAGATCCTACTGCGAATATAACACCTTACAAATATCCCTGGAAATTGCTGGACACATTACGAACAACTATTAAGCAATCTGGTGTAAATGAAGGAATCAGTTTATATAAGAGATTGAAAATCTCAAAAGCATCGGATTTAGATTTCAATGAGAACCAGCTCAATTATCTCGGTCACGAATTAAGAAAAGCCAACAAACTAAATGATGCAATTAAAATTTTCGAAATGAATGTTTCCGAATATCCTAACTCTACACTTCCCTACGAAAATCTTGGAGAAATTTATAAAAGAAATAACAACAAGAAAAAAGCAATCGAATGTTTCAGAAAAGCACAGGAACTGGAACCAGAAAATCCCCGCTGGAAATTTCTATTAGATAAACTTATAAAGTAA
- a CDS encoding DNA polymerase beta superfamily protein, with amino-acid sequence MTIDFLKQNNLILFEAISGSKSFGLATENSDTDIKGVFYLPKDLFYGLEYIPQVSNATNDIVYYEIGRFVELLLKNNPNILEILATPEDCILYKNPIMDKFRQEDFLSKLCKDTFGGYASTQIQKARGLNKKIVNPVEKERKGILDFCVILEDSNSIPAKDWLKEKNFLQENCGLVKMPNSKGVFALFYDDLGDKDYSGIYKIEDSNEVSLSSVPKEEKQEAYLFFNQDAYSIYCKNYKEYWEWVEKRNDDRYNTNQKHGKNYDSKNMMHTIRLLQSAVNIFRNNKIEIRVKNRDELLDIKTGNWDYDDLLLLADKLIEELNSLTDKSSLPDLPDKEKAERTLIEIRNQLYK; translated from the coding sequence ATAACTATCGATTTTTTAAAACAAAATAACCTTATCCTTTTCGAAGCCATTTCCGGAAGCAAGTCTTTCGGATTGGCGACGGAAAATTCGGATACGGATATAAAAGGTGTTTTCTATTTACCGAAAGATTTATTCTATGGTTTAGAATATATTCCGCAAGTTTCAAATGCAACTAATGATATTGTTTACTATGAAATAGGACGTTTTGTTGAACTTCTATTAAAAAATAATCCAAATATTCTGGAAATATTAGCAACGCCGGAAGATTGTATTCTTTACAAAAATCCGATAATGGATAAATTTCGTCAGGAAGATTTTCTATCAAAACTTTGTAAAGATACTTTTGGTGGATATGCGTCAACTCAGATTCAGAAAGCAAGAGGACTTAATAAAAAGATTGTGAATCCTGTTGAAAAAGAACGAAAAGGAATTTTGGATTTTTGTGTGATTTTGGAAGATTCAAATTCAATTCCTGCAAAAGATTGGTTGAAGGAAAAAAACTTTTTACAAGAAAATTGCGGTTTGGTAAAGATGCCCAATTCAAAAGGTGTTTTCGCTTTGTTTTATGATGACTTGGGAGATAAGGATTACAGTGGAATCTACAAAATTGAAGATTCTAATGAAGTCAGTTTATCATCTGTCCCAAAAGAAGAAAAGCAAGAAGCTTATTTGTTTTTCAATCAGGATGCCTACTCTATTTATTGCAAAAACTATAAGGAATATTGGGAATGGGTCGAGAAAAGAAATGATGACCGATACAATACCAATCAAAAACACGGCAAAAATTACGACAGCAAAAATATGATGCATACTATTCGTCTTTTGCAATCGGCGGTTAATATTTTCAGGAATAATAAGATTGAAATCCGTGTTAAAAACCGTGATGAACTTTTGGACATCAAAACAGGAAATTGGGATTATGATGACTTGCTTTTGTTAGCGGATAAACTAATTGAAGAATTGAATTCACTCACTGATAAATCTTCTTTACCAGATTTGCCTGATAAAGAAAAAGCTGAGAGAACATTAATAGAAATTAGAAATCAACTTTACAAATAA
- a CDS encoding DNA polymerase beta superfamily protein: MKTKIIDKLKTLEKEKNIDILFAIESGSRSWGFASPDSDYDIRFIYKHPTDWYLSPWEKRDTIEFMTEDDLDGSGWDLKKTFHLLNKSNVPLLEHLFSHIFYIKNDTFLEKMIPLAKEAFSPVSVVFHYLSISKKYLESCNKDEVKLKDYFYCLRTTLASKWVVEKGTFPPVIFHEMLDLLPENMFYKVQFLLNIKSENGEKYFHGQDWELFEYLKSEIENLSEKAKTLRAGNLDKSEAERIFVELLKS; the protein is encoded by the coding sequence ATGAAAACAAAAATAATAGATAAATTAAAAACTCTTGAAAAAGAGAAAAATATAGACATACTTTTCGCTATAGAATCCGGAAGCCGTTCTTGGGGATTTGCTTCTCCGGACAGCGATTACGATATACGTTTCATATACAAACATCCTACAGATTGGTATCTTTCGCCGTGGGAAAAGCGCGATACAATAGAATTTATGACCGAAGATGATTTGGACGGTTCCGGTTGGGACTTGAAGAAGACTTTTCATTTATTGAACAAATCGAACGTTCCGCTTTTGGAGCATCTGTTTTCACACATATTTTATATAAAAAATGATACATTTCTGGAAAAGATGATACCTTTAGCAAAAGAAGCTTTTTCTCCTGTTTCAGTAGTTTTCCATTATTTATCAATAAGTAAAAAATATTTGGAATCGTGTAACAAAGATGAAGTGAAGCTTAAAGATTATTTCTATTGTCTAAGGACAACTTTAGCCTCAAAATGGGTTGTTGAGAAAGGAACTTTTCCGCCGGTAATATTTCACGAAATGTTAGATTTGTTACCCGAAAATATGTTCTATAAAGTTCAATTTTTATTGAATATAAAATCTGAAAATGGAGAAAAATATTTCCACGGTCAAGATTGGGAACTTTTCGAATATCTTAAATCAGAAATAGAAAACCTTTCAGAAAAAGCAAAAACTTTGAGAGCAGGAAATCTTGATAAATCAGAAGCTGAAAGAATATTTGTAGAATTATTGAAATCTTAA